A stretch of DNA from Halioglobus japonicus:
ACCAGCGGCTACTCCCATTGGAGAGCGGCGCAAACTGTGTATAGGCATGGCGACCTTTGACGATTATGACGGCGTGTACTTCTCGATTCAGGCAGTGCGCATGTTTCACCCGGAGGTGCTTGATGAAGTCCAGTTCGTCGTGCTGGATAACAATCCCACCAGCCCTTGCGCCGCGGCGCTGAAATCAATGGAGGAGGATGTCCCGCATTATCGATACATACCGCAGCCGGAGGCAGTTGGAACGGTATGCAAGGACTATATCGTTCGCGAGGCGAACGCAGAGTATGTGATGATAATGGATTGTCATGTATTCCTTGCCCCCGGTGCGATTCGGCGTTTAATTGATTATCTGGATTCGCGCCCTGACTGTAATGATTTGCTGCAGGGTCCGTTGGTGTATGACGATCTCAAGAGTCTTTCCACGCACTTTAAGCCAGGGTGGAGTGGCGGCATGTACGGTACCTGGGATACCGACCCGCGCGGCGAGAGCATTGACGCCGAGCCATTTGATATAGAGATGCAGGGGTGCGGCTTGCTCGCGTTCCGTCGGGATGCCTGGCGGGGCTTTAATCCCAGATTCCGAGGGTTTGGTGCGGAAGAGGGTTATATTCAGGAAAAGTTTCGTCAGGCAGGAGGGCGTTCGCTCTGCGTGCCTTTTCTTCGTTGGTTGCACCGTTTCAATCGTCCGCTAGGGGTGCCCTACGTGAACGATTGGCACGATCGGATCCGGAACTATGTGATTGGCTGGACTGAGTTGGGGCTGGATGTGTCGTCAGGTCACGCACATTTCAGTGAGCTGCTGGGGAGTGCCCATGTCGATGCTCTGTTTGCCGCGTTGCAAGAAGAGATGGAAGGGCCTCTATTTGATTTCGATGCCATCGTCTATTTGCCTGGAGAGGGGCAAGACGTACCGGCACTATTGGCGAGTCTGGGGATAGACAAGGTGGTAGTGCGGCCGTTTGCAGGCAATGAATTGGACGCTGCAGGGCGCTTGCAGTGGCTGTCGAGTTATCTTCTGCAATTGGCGAATAGCCCCTGCCGTCACTGTTTGGTAATACAGGATGTAAAACAGCTGGCTGAAGTGCAGTTAGCAGACGCCCAGGATGCACTTTGCCAGGTGGCTGACGGCATGCCTCAGGTTGTGCTGGCTGGATCCACAGAGGGATTGGAAAATATGGTCGTAGGCAGTGCAGGATTGAGCGATTTGGCTGCTGCGCTCGCTGAGGTTGCAGTTGCTACCCGTCAATTGACGGATATGCCTGGTTCTATGAGCGCTTGAAGCTCAATCTACAGCATAATTGCGCCGCCAGGAGTCCTGATGATAGCCATGTTGTTCGAAGTCTTCTCGTTGCAAATGGAAAACCCTGTCTGCCAGTTCCCTCGTATACAAAGCGTGCCAGCTGTTCCGATTGGCCGAGTTGGCGTTACGGTGAAGCAATCGCGGTATAAAGCCCACGCGTTGCCACAGGCTCAGCTCATTCCATTGTTGCTCAAGTGACTCGTAGCGCAGCAAGTGGCTGACTTCTATGTCTCTTAGCCAGGAGCAGGCCGGAGGATCGTCTGCGAGGCCCCACCAGTGCAGGCAATGCTTCTCCAGCTGCGCAATATATTCATGGAAGGTCCAGTGCCATACGGAGCGTGGGTGGCTGTCACGGCGGTGCAAGTAGTGGCTTGCCATGCGTTGATAAGGGTTGCGCACGCCCGCGATGATCGTGTAATCCCCTTTAGTGCATTCGACGGGGATATTCATACGATGTTGTCCCATATTCACAGAACCTGGAAACGCTCTCTGGAGAGAGTGTGAGATCGCGGTGGATGCGGTTCGAGGTACCGCGAGATAAACAAACCGGTGTTCGTGGTTAATAATCAAAGTTCTGGGCAGCGGTGCGGGTGTTCAGCACAGGCGTTACTTGGATTACGCTTCGTCCTTGTCGTTGCGCTTCTTGTCGGCGATAGCTGCTGCCAGGGCGAGACCTGTTGCCAATCCGGTGATACCCACAGCACCAATGGCCGGGACAGGAAGGGGCGCAGCGGTGGTTGTGGGGGGGGCGCTGTAGTCGTTGGGCCACCGGTTGTGGTTGGGCTCCCCGTTGTGGTCGGTTGTACGGTGGTTGTGGTCGTTGTCGTCGTTGTGGTGACCTGGGCGTAAGCCTTGGGTACCAGTCCGCTATTAATAGCGCCGGCTGCAACGATGAAGCCGCTGGCGGTCAGTGCTTTGCGAACAAAGTCGCGGCGGCTGTCCTGTCCTGCGGACGGCTTGTCGTCAGAGTGCGCCTTTTGGCCCTTCTTCTTATTGTCATCCATGGCGATCTTCATTCAGATTGTAAAAACGTCGCGCAAAATATATAGGTATTGGCCTTATGCGTCTATGGAAATGGGACGTTTTCCCAAAAAGATTACTGTGGCCGTGCCGATACTGGCTGGGTGTCATCCCCACGCATTTCTTGAAAAAGCTATTAAAGGTGGCCTTGCTATTAAAGCCCGCGGCAGTTATCTCGTCGGTAACCGTGCGATCCCGCCAGTCGCTGTCCCTGAGGAGGCGCTTGGCCTCTTCAACGCGCCGTCATCCTGTAATACCTGCAGAATGTCTTGCAGTGGCGAGTTGGCGGACAGGTGATGCAGTGAAGTCGTCATGGAGCAGATCACTCTGTATTGCGGGGCGTTGGGATGCGTCAGTGATGCTGTGCGACAGTGTGTCCAGCGTCATCGCTTCGCTGCCATTCAGGAGGGCCGAACACGCTCATCCAGCGCTCGTGACCTGAACGGGACTGCAGCAGATCACGCGCTATTTGCTGCCACACATAAAATGTGAGCTTTATCGGATTGTTGCTGTCAATGTTCTTGATCAGGCCGTAGCGCACCGGTGATTCTTCCTTGGCATAAGTGCCGAATAGATGGTCCCAGAGCATGAAAATGTTGCCGTAGTTCTTGTCGATATACTCGGGGTTACTACCGTGGTGCACTCTGTGCGCGGACGGCGTATTGAACAGAAACTCAAACGGTCTTGGCAGGCGGCCGATGACCTGTGTGTGTCCCACTACGCCCCAGAGCGTTGCGATAACACCGGCGACGGCTGTGATACTTGGGTCGAAGCCCAGCAGCGGCAGTGCTATGAAGAAGGGTACCTTGCTGAGCGGACCGAACCAAGCCTGACGGAAAGCGACACTGAAGTTCATGTGCTGGCTGCAGTGGTGATTCATATGCACGGCCCACAGAAACCGCACCCGGTGGGATGCTCTGTGATACCAGTAGAACGTGAGATCGATGGCGAAGAATATGACGATCCACTGCATCCACAGCGGCACCTCAAGGGCAATATCGAACAGGCGGAACTGATAGAGGTAAAAATACAGACCGATGATAGTGCTCTGTGTGATGCCGTTGATGAGTATGTTGCCCCCTAGCAGACCGAGCGTGCCGAGTACGTCGCTCCGGTCGTAGTGGGCCAAGCCGCGCGCGGAGGTGAAAGCGACCTCTGCAGCGATCATCAGCACCACAATGGGCGCGCCTATGGCGTAGACGTCTGCGCTGGTCATGACAGGTATTCCTTTTTCAGTGCCCCGGTAGCCCACAGGTCAATGACCGTGTGCAGAGCGCTGCGGCGGGTCATGTCACAGCGCTCAAAGACGTTTTGCTCGCTAGCGTGTCTCATCATTACCATCAAAGTCGACAGGGCAAGGTCAGCGTTGAGGTCCTGCCTGATGGTATCGAGCAGACTGCGGCGTGAATGTGCCATGAAAAGCTGGTAGTGCTCTACATAGACGGCATGGGCCTCGGGGAAATCGCGCTCCAACTGCAGCCAGAACTCAGCGGAGAAACGGCCGATATGATCCATCCACTGGGTGATGAGAAGCTCGATCCTCTGTTTAGGCTGCAAGCCCTCTTTCAATCCCCGCTCACGTCTGGAGAACCATATGTCGGCCCAGGAGTCGATGAGTGCGGTGACGATATGCGCTTTGCTGTCGAACAATCGATATAGCGTCCTGCTGCTAATGCCCACTTCCCTGACCAACTCGCTAATAACGACATTGCGTGGCCCGACCGTCCGGGCGTGTTGCTCAAATACCGACAGAACACGTGCGCGTAGGGCGTCGTCCCGGGCAGTGATCGCGGTGTCTGTTGCCATGGTTGCTGTTGTGTCGGTGTTACTTGTGGAAAATATGAAAAACATAATATTTTCCTTGTTATCTTAAGTCAACCTTTTTACACTCGCGCGCCGCATACAACCTTCCGCAAGCCGCCGTGCAACAGTCAAGCCCGGCTGCGGAGGTACTGCAAATAACAGAATAGAGGGCGGTATGAGGTACAGCATCAATTGGCTCGATGCAGCAATGGGCTCTCCACGAGGTTCGGTTCTGATGCGAGCTGCGACGATCGCGGTGTGGGCTTTGCTGCCGCTTACCGGGCAGGCACAGATGCTGGAGGAAGTGCTGGTCACGGCTCAAAAACGTGCGCAATCTCTGCAGGATGTGCCTATTTCCGTCTCGGCGGTCAGCGGTGAAAAACTAGAGCGTGCCGGCATTCTAGACTTTGCTGACCTATCTGCCTATGTGCCGAATTTTCAAAAGGCGGATACCGCGCTGGGGCCGGTGCTGTTGATCCGGGGTATCGGCTCCGGCGTCAATCAAAGTTTTGAACAATCGGTAGTCCAGTACGCCGACGATGTTGCGCTTGGGAGGGCGCCTCTGGCCCGCATGCCGTTCATGGATTTTGAGCGTGTAGAGGTCTTGCGCGGCCCGCAGAATGTGCTGTTTGGAAAAAACAGCATCGGCGGAGCACTATCAATTACTACCGCGGAGCCCACAGAAGCCTTTGAAGGCCGTGTCTCTGCCGAGTACGAGCATGATTACAATCAGCAGCTCTATACTGGAGTCCTATCGGGACCACTCACCGGCGCATTGGCTGGACGCCTCGCGGTCCGATCGTATTCGGACGCCGGTTACTACGATAACTTGACCTCAGGCAATCAAGAGCCGGGACGGGACGAGTTCTCCATTCGTGGAAAACTGCGCTGGGATTTCAACGACGCTATCACCTCCACGTTGAAAGCTGAGCACGCTGCGATTGAGGCCAATGGCACCCCCAGTGAGGTATTTCTGAACATGCCGTCTGGCACAGGGCCTTTATCCTTTCTGTTTTCCGGTTTGACTTATCCCGAAATCGGCGAGCTGCTAGGAGAACTGACGGGCGAGGACGTCGGTTCCGAGGACGGCGTATTCAACTTCAGGCGGTCCACGAACGTCGAGGAGTCATCGGAAATCGCTGCGACCAATATCACGCTGCGGCTGGAGGGTAAACTCGGCGCTATCGATGTGACCGGCGTAACGGCGTGGCTCGAATACGACACCGACGAGCTGTGTGATTGCGATCAGTTGGGGCTTGATGTCCTGTCGATCACACAGAGTGAAGACTACCAGCAGTTCAGTCAGGAACTGCGCTTTACCTCGCCCGTCGGTGGTGCTTTCGACTGGATAGGTGGTGCGTTCTATCAATATTCGGACCTTGCTTTTGACAGTTTTAGTCTGGTTGACGATAACAATGTGTTGACCGCTCTGGGCGTGCTGGGTAACAGCCTTGGCCCGGCTGGTGCAGAGCTCACAGCGATTGGTTTGGGTGCTAATTCACAGACTGGGCGTGCATACGACTCAGAGAGTGAGATTTTCGCCGTATTCGCACAGGCCACTTGGCACCTGTCGGCCCACGTGCGTATGACAATTGGCGCCCGTTATACCTACGAGGAGAAGACGGCATCGCGTGTTATCGATAGCCGGAATACGGCGACAGACGACTTTGATATCGAACAGTCGATTGTTGTCAATCAGCTGCTGGGGATCGACCTGCAAACGCTCGGTGAGCTCAGTGCCACCCAGGCGCTGGGTCCGGAGTACCCCAAGGGCTTCTTTTCCACTCACAACCTGGATCAGACGAACAGTGAAGACGCGTTCACGCCCAGCTTGGTTCTCGAATGGGACGCCAGTGACAGCGCTATGGTCTACGGCTCTGTCGCCAGCGGCTACAAATCTGGCGGTTTTGATGCCCGTGGCAATCGCGAGGGTGATTTCTTCTACGACAATGAAACCGTGGTGACTTACGAGCTGGGTGCGAAAACCAGGCTTTTTGACAACCGTGCAGAGCTTAACGCTGCAGCCTTCTACACCGATTATCGTGATCTACAGGTCAGTCAGTTTGATGGTGAAGCCGGCTTTTTTGTTGGCAATGCGCCCAAGGCCGTGACGCAGGGCGTTGAACTGGATGGCCGGGTCCAGCTATCCGAAGGACTGTCGGCCACCCTCTCGATGGCCTATCTTGACTTCGAATTTAAGGAGTATGAGGGTTCCTGCTCCAGGCCCGAGTTTATTGAGACGGGCGTCAGGCAGTGTGACTACCAGGGCAGGCGCAATATATTTACGCCCGAGTGGTCGGGTAGCCTGGGTCTGGCCTATACCAGAATGATTGCATCTGGATACTCTTTGTACGCCGGCTTAGACGTGAGCTACGTCGACGAGCAGTTTGTCGAGGTGACCCTTTATGAACCATTGCAGCAGGATGCCTATACTCGGGTTAACGCGCAGCTGGGTCTCGAGTCGGATCGCTGGTCGATCTTGCTGATCGGCCGCAACCTGACGGATGAAGATATCACAAGCTATATTTCAGAGGTCACCCTGTCCGGCGGTAACCCGTTTTATGCACCTTCATACGCCGGCTTTTACGAACGTCCGCAGACCGTGGCGCTACAATTCAACTACTGGTTTGACTGAGTGCTATTGGCGGGGGGCAGAAAGTTCTGAGGCGGCTCCTGTGCGCACCGATGCCAGAGCCAGGGCACTCGAGGCGACGCCAGACTAGGCCTATCGCTTCGCTCAGGGCGGTGTACTGTATATCCAGTGCGTCGGCAAAGACCGTTTTGGTACACGGAAAATACAGATCGACAGTCTCCTAGACGTTACCGTGCTGACAGATCATGCGGAGCTTCTTTGCGAGTTGAAAATCTATCACACGCCCGGCGCAGGGTACGATTCCAGATACGCCTGCCTGATGGATCGATACTTGTCCGATGTGGGGATGCAGATCTACAGCTGGGTGGTGGTCATGGAACGCGACCGCGTAGCCGAGAGGTCAGTGTCCTCTGAGTGATATCGGGCGTTGGCAGGCGGCCATAGCACAAACACGTGGCGCAGGTTATCGCAGGCATCGACCCATAAACTCTTCCGCAATCAATCCAGATCGAGTATACGGCCACGCAACCACTGCCACCCCAAATCATTACTGCGAGAGCTGTGCCACATCAGGTAGATCGTTAAGGGCCGTATATGAAACGGCACCGGCAGTATTTGGAGGCTGGGCGCGAAGCCTTCGAACTGGGCCATGCGTTGAGGCACGATGGCAATGGCATCTGACTTCATCACGACGGGAGGCACGGCAAGGTACTGATGCACTGCCGTCATTATGTTCCGGGTGCCGCCGCGCGTGGACATGAAGTCTTCCAGGATGGCTCTCCGCTCCTCGCCGAATGTCATTACAACGTGACGTTCAGCAAAGTACGCTTTTTTAGTGATCGAGCCCCGGATTCGCGGATGGCCCTTACGGGCGATCACTGCCAAGGCTTCCTGTCCAAAAATGGCGTACTCCACCTGCGGCAATTCTGGCTTAACAAAGTCAAAACACCCATCAATGGCGCCAGAGGCTACAAGCTCAAGGCCGGTCTGGCTCTGGTCAAGCACCGATTGAATCCCGATACTACTACCGGCACTGCTGAGCAGGCTGAGGATTCTGGGCAGCAGGTCTAGCTCACCATAGCGCCCGAAGGCCAATTTGAAGATGCGGTTTGAAGCGGCTGCATCGAATGCTTGTGAATTTTCCAGCGCCGATTCGACGATGTCTAGCGCGTGTTGCAAGGGCTCAAAAAGCTCTTCTGCGCAGTGTGTTGGCGTCATCCCCCTGGGCGCACGCACGAACAAGGTTTTGTTGATGGACTGTTGCAGTCGCTTAAGCGCAAGGCTCACGGCAGGCTGCGTCATATGCAGCGATTCGGCAGCCCGGGATATGCTACCCGTCTCGTATACCGCGAGGAATACTTTGAGCAGGTTAAGGTCGAACGTTCTGATATTACGCATGTTTATACCAGTTAATAACAAATATTAATTATTAATATATATGAGCGTACCCTAGACTGCCAAGGTCGAAACGGCGAGGTAAAGGTTGTGATGGAGTCAGGCAGCGTTAACGACCAGTTCACCTACATAACACTGGGGTTGTTCGGGTTTTATATCATCTATGAGGGGCTGCGCGGCCGCTACCGCGATGGCCGCAAAACCCTCAAGGACTGGCAAATCTTCGGTATCTCGTTTGCCTGGCTGCAGTTCGTTGAGCGGCCAATGCTGATTGTGTGCTCATACTTCACATACCGTACATTGATGCCAGGTCTGGAGGGTAATTACGGGCACTGGCAGGACGCTTATTTGGTGCCTTTGATTGTTGCCTTTATTCTTATCGATGAGCTGCTGCACGGCTCTGTACACTACTTTGCCCACGCGAAACGCGCGAAAAACAAGTGGCTTGCAGTGATACAGCGCTGGTACAAGGGGCTCACCGGCTGCATCACACTAACGGCGGCCCCGATGGTAAAGGGCAGATCGGGGCTTCTCAGACCATTGTTGTAAGCTGGGGGTGGCCGTTCTCGTTACCCAACTACTGGTTCGGTACGTTCTGCCTATACCTCGGGCTGTGGGAGGTCTGGATTTGGGGCACCTCGATGAAGAGTCTGTGGGGCATTCATAATCATGCCAACCTGACCTATGACATGACCTTACTGAAGCACAGAAGTCCGCTGATTTCGAAAACCATGTATGCCCTTTGCCATGTGTTTGTATTTCCGAATCAGCACCACCATCATCATAGTCGCAGCAGCAACTCGGGGAAAAACTTTCAGAATTTTATCGCGCTTTATGATTGGTTGCTGTGGAAGAAGCTGGTGATATCGACAGAGCGGCCCGCGGTTTACGGCTGGCGCAAAAGCGAGGCCGAAGAAACTAGCGTTCTCTATCGATTTTTTCACAGGCCCTTTATGGATAAATGGAAGTTGGGGTTCTTCAAGCCGTGAGTGATGTAGAGTCCCAAGCAAATGCTTGCGATAGCGACGAGGCAAGTTTTGTGGAGGTGATCGTCGTTGGCGCAGGCTTTGCAGGTATTGGTGCCGCAATCAAGCTGAAGGAAGCCAACTTTGACTTCGTTATTCTCGAGAAGACAGCAGACATAGGCGGCGTGTGGCGCGAAAATACTTACCCGGATTGCGCCTGTGATATACCTTCGAGCCTATACTCTTTCTCCTTTGCGCCTAAGGCTAACTGGTCGCATTTTTATGCGCGCCAGGTAGAAATTCAACAATACGCGAAAGATATGGTAGGCCGATACGGTCTGCATAACTCTATACGCTTTCACAGCGAGTTGTATGAGGCGCGCTGGGATTCCGCCAGAAATGAGTGGCTCCTCGACACCGCCACGGGCAGGTACCGCTGCCGTTACTTCATTGCCGCCACCGGCCCGATGCACGTGCCCGTAACGCCCACAATCACGGGAATGGAGACATTCAGCGGTGATCGTTTCCATTCTGCGCAATGGCCTAAAAGTTACGATTTTTCCAACAAGCGTGTTGCGGTTATTGGCAGCGGAGCATCAGCTATACAGTTCCTTCCGGTAGTTCGCAAACAGGCGCAGCACGTGACGCTATTTCAGCGAACTCCGCCGTGGGTGCTGCCCAAGCTGGATGTGCGTATATCGCCCGCGTGGCAACGCCGATTTGAGCGCTTCCCCTTTTTGCAGCGATTGCTAAGAAAGGCGCTCTATCTCCAGTTTGAGCTGCTTAACAGCGGCCTGAAATGGTCGACTTTTACCCGACGATTGCAGTCGGCGGGTATCCGCAACATGGAAAGAGCAATCAACGATAGCTCACTGCTCGCAAAGCTGACGCCCGACTATACGATAGGTTGCAAGCGCATCTTGCAGTCCAACACCTGGTATCCGGCACTGGCTTCCGACAATGTCACGGTAACCGACGGCGTCAGCCATATCGAAGATGGTCAACTGGTCGCCGCGGACGGCTCGACCCATGAGGTCGATGTCATCATATTCGCGACTGGATTCGAGGTGGCCAACCCGCCGATCGCAGAGCTAATTGTATGTGCTGGCGGTGAGACGCTGGCGCAGCAGTGGGCTGGAAGTCCTAATGTTTATCTCGGCACCCTCGCCGAGGATTGTCCAAACCTTTTTCTTACCTTTGGTCCGAATCTCTATACGTTCTCCTCGGCGTTCGTGATTATTGAGGCGCAGCTTAAACTGATCATTCGCACGTTGACGCAGGCAAGGCGCCGGCAGGTGGTGAAGCTGCAAGTTTGTGCCGAGAAAAACAGGGACTACAACGTAGAGTTACAACAGGCGCTTCAAGGCACAGTATGGAATAGCGGCGGCTGTTCCAGTTACTTTATGGATAGCAATGGCCGAAACAGTAGTAACTGGCCATGGACTACTTGTGCCATGCGCAGGCGCTTTGCAGCGTTTCGCCTGAATGACTGCGAAACAAGCTAAGGCTGGCAGAGCAACGCTTACACATTCTCTCGCCAGGATAAACAGCGTCACGTCGCCGGAGTGTGCTCGCTGCCGAATTTTTCGCTGGAGGTCTGTCTATGAGGCCACAAATTCGCTATATCACGGATATTTTCCCGGTGGCGCGGCTTAAATACGTTCATCTGTGATCCTGAGGCTAGCGTATATTAAGTACATTTAGTCTGCCGGACGACAACCCATGACAGATAGCCAGCCCGAGCCTGGTACGCGTAAGAACGTGCTGGGTAAGCCACTAGTCGCGTGCTGTCACGCACCCAGAACAGGTTTCTATCGCGATGGTTTTTGCCGCACGGACAAGCATGACAGGGGGCGGCACGTTATTTGTGCTGAGATGACAGCGGCGTTCCTGGCATTTACCAGGCAGCGTGGCAACGACTTGTCCACTCCGCGGCCTGAGTTCGACTTCCCTGGCCTGCAGCCGGGTGATCGCTGGTGCCTATGTGCCCTGCGCTGGCGTGAGGCGCACGAG
This window harbors:
- a CDS encoding glycosyltransferase; this encodes MAKHAAAPIRGRLVFVINLPILPLLPSRYKTGITIVIAGHSLCLVMMVRNESAVIERCLDSVKPYIDRWLIADTGSDDDTCERVERALEGIKGELLHLPFTDFAHVRNQLVDASKGLADFVLWLDADETLKVSSTIDQLRVAPAFQLAVEAVGASYLQPRLVRNDAHYVFRGALAETAVGLEEAVWLDSLRICHHCDGVRWRDALRLERDGLYFEQALLEAPTDIGLLFPLADTLYSRGSWVQAMEQYRRAGDYAIESAHQWYAKYQLARAADRADHHLTRVIGAYHTAYEQDSGRVEPLVWMARRLRQEGQLQAAFDLAVAAIDLPETEPCYYFEPSLWSEGRYVEFIRIASALNYHSLAIETVEAQLHKYGQRCAFLDELSQLREDVLDQQAAHPEALPGDTSSAAGVSLHYEPAEIPAATPIGERRKLCIGMATFDDYDGVYFSIQAVRMFHPEVLDEVQFVVLDNNPTSPCAAALKSMEEDVPHYRYIPQPEAVGTVCKDYIVREANAEYVMIMDCHVFLAPGAIRRLIDYLDSRPDCNDLLQGPLVYDDLKSLSTHFKPGWSGGMYGTWDTDPRGESIDAEPFDIEMQGCGLLAFRRDAWRGFNPRFRGFGAEEGYIQEKFRQAGGRSLCVPFLRWLHRFNRPLGVPYVNDWHDRIRNYVIGWTELGLDVSSGHAHFSELLGSAHVDALFAALQEEMEGPLFDFDAIVYLPGEGQDVPALLASLGIDKVVVRPFAGNELDAAGRLQWLSSYLLQLANSPCRHCLVIQDVKQLAEVQLADAQDALCQVADGMPQVVLAGSTEGLENMVVGSAGLSDLAAALAEVAVATRQLTDMPGSMSA
- a CDS encoding sterol desaturase family protein, with translation MTSADVYAIGAPIVVLMIAAEVAFTSARGLAHYDRSDVLGTLGLLGGNILINGITQSTIIGLYFYLYQFRLFDIALEVPLWMQWIVIFFAIDLTFYWYHRASHRVRFLWAVHMNHHCSQHMNFSVAFRQAWFGPLSKVPFFIALPLLGFDPSITAVAGVIATLWGVVGHTQVIGRLPRPFEFLFNTPSAHRVHHGSNPEYIDKNYGNIFMLWDHLFGTYAKEESPVRYGLIKNIDSNNPIKLTFYVWQQIARDLLQSRSGHERWMSVFGPPEWQRSDDAGHTVAQHH
- a CDS encoding TetR/AcrR family transcriptional regulator, which gives rise to MFFIFSTSNTDTTATMATDTAITARDDALRARVLSVFEQHARTVGPRNVVISELVREVGISSRTLYRLFDSKAHIVTALIDSWADIWFSRRERGLKEGLQPKQRIELLITQWMDHIGRFSAEFWLQLERDFPEAHAVYVEHYQLFMAHSRRSLLDTIRQDLNADLALSTLMVMMRHASEQNVFERCDMTRRSALHTVIDLWATGALKKEYLS
- a CDS encoding TonB-dependent receptor, producing MRYSINWLDAAMGSPRGSVLMRAATIAVWALLPLTGQAQMLEEVLVTAQKRAQSLQDVPISVSAVSGEKLERAGILDFADLSAYVPNFQKADTALGPVLLIRGIGSGVNQSFEQSVVQYADDVALGRAPLARMPFMDFERVEVLRGPQNVLFGKNSIGGALSITTAEPTEAFEGRVSAEYEHDYNQQLYTGVLSGPLTGALAGRLAVRSYSDAGYYDNLTSGNQEPGRDEFSIRGKLRWDFNDAITSTLKAEHAAIEANGTPSEVFLNMPSGTGPLSFLFSGLTYPEIGELLGELTGEDVGSEDGVFNFRRSTNVEESSEIAATNITLRLEGKLGAIDVTGVTAWLEYDTDELCDCDQLGLDVLSITQSEDYQQFSQELRFTSPVGGAFDWIGGAFYQYSDLAFDSFSLVDDNNVLTALGVLGNSLGPAGAELTAIGLGANSQTGRAYDSESEIFAVFAQATWHLSAHVRMTIGARYTYEEKTASRVIDSRNTATDDFDIEQSIVVNQLLGIDLQTLGELSATQALGPEYPKGFFSTHNLDQTNSEDAFTPSLVLEWDASDSAMVYGSVASGYKSGGFDARGNREGDFFYDNETVVTYELGAKTRLFDNRAELNAAAFYTDYRDLQVSQFDGEAGFFVGNAPKAVTQGVELDGRVQLSEGLSATLSMAYLDFEFKEYEGSCSRPEFIETGVRQCDYQGRRNIFTPEWSGSLGLAYTRMIASGYSLYAGLDVSYVDEQFVEVTLYEPLQQDAYTRVNAQLGLESDRWSILLIGRNLTDEDITSYISEVTLSGGNPFYAPSYAGFYERPQTVALQFNYWFD
- a CDS encoding LysR family transcriptional regulator encodes the protein MRNIRTFDLNLLKVFLAVYETGSISRAAESLHMTQPAVSLALKRLQQSINKTLFVRAPRGMTPTHCAEELFEPLQHALDIVESALENSQAFDAAASNRIFKLAFGRYGELDLLPRILSLLSSAGSSIGIQSVLDQSQTGLELVASGAIDGCFDFVKPELPQVEYAIFGQEALAVIARKGHPRIRGSITKKAYFAERHVVMTFGEERRAILEDFMSTRGGTRNIMTAVHQYLAVPPVVMKSDAIAIVPQRMAQFEGFAPSLQILPVPFHIRPLTIYLMWHSSRSNDLGWQWLRGRILDLD
- a CDS encoding flavin-containing monooxygenase, which gives rise to MSDVESQANACDSDEASFVEVIVVGAGFAGIGAAIKLKEANFDFVILEKTADIGGVWRENTYPDCACDIPSSLYSFSFAPKANWSHFYARQVEIQQYAKDMVGRYGLHNSIRFHSELYEARWDSARNEWLLDTATGRYRCRYFIAATGPMHVPVTPTITGMETFSGDRFHSAQWPKSYDFSNKRVAVIGSGASAIQFLPVVRKQAQHVTLFQRTPPWVLPKLDVRISPAWQRRFERFPFLQRLLRKALYLQFELLNSGLKWSTFTRRLQSAGIRNMERAINDSSLLAKLTPDYTIGCKRILQSNTWYPALASDNVTVTDGVSHIEDGQLVAADGSTHEVDVIIFATGFEVANPPIAELIVCAGGETLAQQWAGSPNVYLGTLAEDCPNLFLTFGPNLYTFSSAFVIIEAQLKLIIRTLTQARRRQVVKLQVCAEKNRDYNVELQQALQGTVWNSGGCSSYFMDSNGRNSSNWPWTTCAMRRRFAAFRLNDCETS
- a CDS encoding DUF2237 family protein, producing MTDSQPEPGTRKNVLGKPLVACCHAPRTGFYRDGFCRTDKHDRGRHVICAEMTAAFLAFTRQRGNDLSTPRPEFDFPGLQPGDRWCLCALRWREAHEAGTAPKVILEACDASALQVVSIEVLQRYAIAGSH